The window CATGTTCAACGGTATTTTAGGCTGGGGAAGTGATATTACCGGCATTACCGGTTTGCTGGGAGAAAGCCTCACCATCGAAATGATGCTGGGCTGGGTTTTTGCTCCCATTGCCTGGCTGATTGGTGTACCCTGGTCTGATGCCGTGAATATGGGTTCACTGTTGGGTACCAAGATTGTATTGAATGAGTTTGTAGCTTACCTGAAATTAGCTGAAGGCGTAAGTGCCGCACAGTTATCCCCCAAAACAATAGCGATGGCTACTTTCGCGTTGTGTGGTTTTGCCAATTTCTCTTCTATAGCCATACAAATTGGAGGAATTGGAGGTTTAGCCCCCAGTAGAAAATCTGAACTGGCAAAATTTGGAATTAAGGCTGTTTTTGCCGGAACTTTGGCTAACTTAATGACCGCTACATTCGCGGGAATGCTCTTTTAATCAGAACAACTAACCATCAAGAAAACTAAATTACTATTCGCAATGGCGAACCAAACGTATCGATTATTCTTAAGTCTGTTTCTACTATGTGTTGTCCCCTCTTTGATATATGGACAATCAAAAAATGATAAAACCGTCGTTGGAAAAGTCGGTAATCAGGAAGTGACCTATGCTGAACTGAAAAAAAACTACAGCAGTGGTTCATCCGAAGAGCCAACACTGGACGATCTTGAAAGCTTCCTCCCTATCTACCTCGATTATAAAGCCAAATTACTGGCTGCCAAAGATCAGGGATATTTCGAGGATTCAGCTTTGGTAGCTGAGCATGAGTCGTATGTGAAGCAGGCGGCCTATGCTTTCTGGCTGGAAAATGAAATTAAGCCCGCTGCTTTTGATGAGTTCAAAAAACGGGCAGAAATGGAACTCAAAACTTACCACATCCTGGTTGCTGTAGGTCCTGATGCCCCTCAACAGCAAGTTGACGAGGCGTTATCTAAACTGAAACAAGCCCGGCAAGAAATCACAGACGGAGTTCCTCTGGACGAAGTAAACGGAAAATATTCTACCGTTAGAGGCGGCCGCAGCATGGGTGGAGATATTCCCTGGATCTCAGTTGGCCGAACGGTTCAGGAGTTTGAAGATGTGGTCTATGGACTTGAAGTCGGTGAAATATCAGAGCCCTTCAAAACTCAGTTCGGATACCATATTGTATTATTGCAGGATAAAAGAGAACGAACACCGGCCCGACTCGTTAACCATATTTTTGTTCGTGGAACCGGAGACTCAACCGCTTACGATAAGATCCATAACGCATATAATGCTTTGGAAGACGGACAGCCCTGGAACCTGGTGCTTAACCAGTTTACTGAAGACGGTGCCTCCAAAAGAAGCAATGGACGAATCGGTTGGGTGAGTTACCGCCAGAATTTTGCTATGGATTTTGTTGAGGCTGTTGTCAGTCAGGACCCTTCAGAACCTTATTCTGAGCCGGTTAAAACCAACTACGGTTACCATATCTTTAAGATAGATTCAGTTGAAACTTATGCCTCAGAAGAAGAGCGAAACCAAGCTTTGATGGAGCAGCTGGGTGATACCCCCTACTTCGAAGAGAGTAACCAGTTTGTTGTGGAATTTCTCCAGAAGAAATTTGACGATCAAAAGCACTTTGAAGCCGAAGACTTGTACAAAGAATGGATCATGGCTTTTGACAGCTCTGAGATTTCCTCCCTTCCGGAGCAACCTGCAGGTCTCGGAGATGAAACGGTGTACACGTTCAACGGGGAAGATTACTCACTCGATGATTATCATGCATTCATTCAAAATACATATGGCGCCAGAACGGCCAATGCTTACAGAAGCAACCTGCTGAATGAATATACCTTGAAGGTTGTGGACAATAACATCATTGATCTGACTCTTGAAAAATATCCTAAGTTCAGTAAACAGTCGGAAAGCTATCTGAACGGATTGGTGGTTTATAACATCAATGAGGAAAATATATGGAGTCCTGCCACAGTAGATACCTCCCGCCTTCATTCAATCTATGAAGAGAACATTAGTAAATATCAGTACCCGGAGCGGCCCTTCTACTATTTGATGACGGCCCGCCACGATTCAACCCTGATGAAAGCCAAAGACTTTGTCAATAATGGCGGTTCTCCCGACAGTGTGAAGGTTAGAATTGACAGAATCGGAGTTTCAGCAGATTCTACCACTAACTTCACACAGGAGCCTTTTGACCGGCTCAGTGAAATGGAGATCGACAGCTTTTCCGAAACCTTTGAGTACAACAAAATACGCGGGATATTTTGGCTCGAAGATCGCCTGCAGGCCCGGAACATGACTTTTGATGAAGCCTTCAATCGTATTCTGGCGGAATTCCAACCGCAGCGTGAAAAGGAATGGCTGCAACAACTGCGTGACAAATATAATGTGAAGGTTCACGTTAAAAAGCTTCGCAAAGCTTTCGATAAAGACGCATAACACATGGTAAACATCCGCTCTATTTTTCTTTTTACTTCCCTTCTGCTGTTGGTATCGGCATGTAAGCAAGATACCGGCTCAGAGCCGGTTGTACTTGCAGAAGTTGGAACTCAGCAGCTTACCAAAGAAGCGGCAAAAGCGGAGATCCCTTCTCACATTTTTGAGTCGGATAGTATTTCGGCTTATCTGAATTACAGGGATGAGTGGGTCCGCCGACAGGTTATTTTACAAGAA of the Gracilimonas sediminicola genome contains:
- a CDS encoding peptidylprolyl isomerase encodes the protein MANQTYRLFLSLFLLCVVPSLIYGQSKNDKTVVGKVGNQEVTYAELKKNYSSGSSEEPTLDDLESFLPIYLDYKAKLLAAKDQGYFEDSALVAEHESYVKQAAYAFWLENEIKPAAFDEFKKRAEMELKTYHILVAVGPDAPQQQVDEALSKLKQARQEITDGVPLDEVNGKYSTVRGGRSMGGDIPWISVGRTVQEFEDVVYGLEVGEISEPFKTQFGYHIVLLQDKRERTPARLVNHIFVRGTGDSTAYDKIHNAYNALEDGQPWNLVLNQFTEDGASKRSNGRIGWVSYRQNFAMDFVEAVVSQDPSEPYSEPVKTNYGYHIFKIDSVETYASEEERNQALMEQLGDTPYFEESNQFVVEFLQKKFDDQKHFEAEDLYKEWIMAFDSSEISSLPEQPAGLGDETVYTFNGEDYSLDDYHAFIQNTYGARTANAYRSNLLNEYTLKVVDNNIIDLTLEKYPKFSKQSESYLNGLVVYNINEENIWSPATVDTSRLHSIYEENISKYQYPERPFYYLMTARHDSTLMKAKDFVNNGGSPDSVKVRIDRIGVSADSTTNFTQEPFDRLSEMEIDSFSETFEYNKIRGIFWLEDRLQARNMTFDEAFNRILAEFQPQREKEWLQQLRDKYNVKVHVKKLRKAFDKDA